A portion of the Chondrinema litorale genome contains these proteins:
- a CDS encoding NAD-dependent epimerase/dehydratase family protein, whose translation MGYILNSLSVEEKKKFDGSTVLITGCGGFLGYYFMHFFDTYTEELGIKKVIALENFLTGTKDWLDEIVKNNDKIELHEFNVITDDVASVEGAAEANLIIHGASIASPTFYRIYPVETIDANITGLRRLLDFYAEKDIKGFLFFSSSEIYGDPFPEFIPTNEEYRGNVSAMGPRACYDEAKRFGETMCYIFHHKFNMPISVARPFNNYGPGMNINDKRLPADFAKCVHEGRDMVLFSDGKPTRTFCYISDAITGYLKVLLFGKLEAFNIGIDKPEVSVKEFAELFQKGAKEIYDYKGKVDFKVSDDKEYLTDNPNRRCPDITKAKTMLQYNPTIYVEEGVTRFLKFLNINNGKLI comes from the coding sequence ATGGGCTATATCCTCAACAGCCTATCCGTTGAAGAAAAAAAGAAGTTTGACGGCTCAACAGTTTTAATTACTGGCTGTGGAGGTTTTCTTGGATACTATTTCATGCACTTTTTTGATACTTATACAGAAGAGCTTGGTATTAAAAAAGTTATTGCTCTTGAAAACTTCCTCACAGGTACAAAAGACTGGCTTGACGAAATCGTGAAAAATAATGATAAAATCGAGCTGCATGAATTCAACGTTATTACCGACGATGTTGCAAGTGTAGAGGGAGCTGCAGAAGCTAACCTTATTATTCACGGTGCATCTATCGCCTCTCCTACCTTTTACAGAATTTACCCTGTTGAAACTATCGATGCCAACATTACTGGTTTAAGAAGGCTGTTAGATTTCTATGCAGAAAAAGATATTAAAGGCTTCTTATTCTTCTCAAGTAGCGAAATTTATGGCGATCCGTTTCCAGAATTTATCCCAACAAATGAAGAATACAGAGGTAACGTATCGGCAATGGGACCAAGAGCTTGCTACGATGAAGCAAAACGTTTTGGTGAAACAATGTGCTATATCTTCCATCACAAATTTAACATGCCGATATCAGTAGCAAGACCATTTAATAACTATGGTCCTGGTATGAATATTAATGACAAGCGTCTTCCTGCTGACTTTGCAAAATGCGTTCACGAAGGAAGAGATATGGTTTTATTCTCTGATGGAAAACCAACACGTACATTCTGCTATATTTCTGATGCGATCACAGGTTACCTAAAAGTATTATTATTTGGTAAGCTTGAAGCATTTAATATTGGTATTGATAAACCTGAAGTTTCTGTAAAAGAATTTGCAGAGCTTTTCCAAAAAGGAGCAAAGGAAATTTACGATTATAAAGGCAAGGTTGATTTCAAAGTTTCTGACGATAAAGAATACCTTACTGACAACCCGAATAGAAGATGCCCAGACATAACTAAGGCAAAAACAATGCTTCAATACAACCCTACAATTTATGTAGAAGAAGGTGTTACAAGGTTTTTAAAATTTCTTAATATTAACAACGGAAAATTAATATGA
- the rfbF gene encoding glucose-1-phosphate cytidylyltransferase, with product MKAVIFAGGFGTRISEESGVRPKPMVEIGGKPILWHIMKTYAQHGIDEFIICCGYKGYYIKEYFSKYFIHTSDFTFDLKNNDMEVHKTEADPWKVTLIDTGLHTMTGGRLKRVKEYIGNETFCLTYGDGVSDVNITELIKFHKSQGTAATLTAVQQPGRFGAFKLGDSNPKVNSFREKPVGDGRESAWINGGFFVLEPSVIDHITGDDTVWEREPLETLAETGNLSAYKHTGFWQPMDTLRDKNVLEAMWDKGEAPWKVW from the coding sequence ATGAAAGCAGTAATTTTTGCCGGTGGCTTCGGCACAAGAATTAGTGAAGAAAGTGGAGTACGACCTAAACCTATGGTTGAAATAGGTGGAAAACCCATCCTTTGGCATATTATGAAAACCTATGCACAACATGGAATTGATGAATTTATAATTTGCTGTGGTTACAAAGGATATTACATCAAAGAGTACTTTTCTAAGTATTTCATCCACACTTCAGACTTTACTTTCGATCTAAAAAATAATGATATGGAAGTTCACAAAACTGAAGCTGACCCGTGGAAAGTTACTCTTATCGATACAGGACTCCACACTATGACTGGAGGAAGACTTAAGAGAGTAAAAGAATACATAGGTAACGAAACTTTCTGTTTAACTTATGGTGATGGAGTAAGTGATGTAAACATCACAGAATTAATCAAATTTCATAAGTCTCAAGGTACAGCTGCTACCCTTACAGCAGTTCAGCAACCAGGTAGATTTGGTGCATTTAAATTGGGGGATTCTAACCCGAAAGTAAACAGTTTTAGAGAGAAACCAGTTGGTGATGGTAGAGAAAGCGCATGGATTAATGGCGGTTTCTTTGTACTTGAACCTAGTGTAATAGATCATATTACAGGAGATGATACAGTTTGGGAAAGAGAACCACTTGAAACCCTTGCTGAAACTGGTAACCTTTCAGCTTATAAGCACACAGGCTTCTGGCAACCAATGGATACTTTAAGAGACAAGAATGTACTTGAAGCCATGTGGGATAAAGGTGAAGCTCCTTGGAAAGTGTGGTAA